In the Moraxella osloensis genome, TGTCATTAGCGCTCGCAATAATCAGCCACTGTTTAAGCCGTATAAAATCATTACCAAAACCTTTACGGCAACCACACCAGATGGTAAGACGGTTACCGTACCGCTAAAAATTGGTATCATTGGCTTTACCACACCCGGTATTATGCAATGGGACAAAAAATGGCTAGACGGTAAAGTCACCACCGCCGGTGCGAAAGAAATGGCAGAAAAATACGTGCCACAAATGAAGAATGAAGGTGCAGATGTCATTGTCGCCTTGTCACATGGTGGTATTGATACCTCACCATACAGCCCAACGATGGAAAACGCCAGTTGGCATCTATCGCAAGTGGCAGGTATTGATGCGATTTTGATGGGACACACACATCAAGTGTTTCCCGATGCTAATAGCAAAGACACCCGCCTAGACCAGGCAGGTATTGATAAAGTTAATGGCTTATTAAACAACGTACCTGCGGTCATGCCAAGTTTTTGGGGCAAAGGGTTAGGGGTCATCAAATTGAATTTAACCTTTGATGGCAAAAAATGGGTCGTCAATAAAAACAATACCAAAGTGGAAGTGCGTACTATCCAAAATGCTGATAAAACTTTTGTAGCAGCTAACCCGCGAGTGGCTCAATTAATTCAGGCAGAACATAATGCCACTATTAATTATGTCAAAACGCCAATCGGTACATCCGATTTCTCAATGACTTCTTACTTTGCTGATGTGGGTGATGTGTCAGCGATTCAAGTGGTCAACCAAGCCCAAGCCAATTATATCAGCGATTATATTAACGCCAATTTGCCACAATATAAAAATATCCCTGTCTTATCAGTAAGTGCCCCATTTAAAAGCGGATTTGCAGGGGGTTCAGATTATACGGATGTCGCGCAAGGCAATATCGCCATTAACAATGCGGCTGATTTATACCTGTATCCAAATACCGTGTTTGCAGTAAAAATACAAGGCAGTGATATCAAAAAATGGCTAGAGAATTCTGCCAAACGCTTTAATCAAATAAACCCAAGCCTTACTACGCCACAAGCGTTAATCAGCACTTTTCCTGGGTACAACTTTGATATGTTTACCTCACCCGATGTGCAATATGAAATTGATGTGACTAAACCTATCGGTAGCCGTATCCAAAACTTAACCTACAAAGGCAAGCCGATTGAAGACAACGCGCCATTTATCATCGCAACCAATAACTATCGTGCATCAGGTCTAAAGGAATACTACAATATCAATAGTACCAATGTAGTTGAATCCCCTGATGCCAATCGTGATGTGCTGATTAACTACATCAAAGTGGCTAAGAATTTATCATTAACCAGTAATGGTAGCAGTCGTAGCTGGCGGTTTGTCAAAGTAAAAACAGCGGGTCCTGTAACCTTTAAATCGAGTGCAAACAAAATTGACTTTGCCCAAAAAGCAGGATTAACCAATATTAGCGTCGTAAATAATGACGATGGTTCAAATAAAGGCTTGGCAGATTATGCGATAGATTTATCAAAATAATCGCTAAGAAACTTGTATTTCATTTATTTTTAAAAGTGTGGTAGTTGCCACACTTTTTTTATCTCATCAAGCATCCAACCGTGCAACGACCAAGCTTTGACATGCCATCCTTCTTACGTTTATACCGGATTTTACGACGATTCTGTTTTGTTATTTGTTTTTCATGAGGGTAGTGCCTCAGGTTTTTAAGTCTCCGATAATACCCTGTATAAAACATCTTAAGAACCCACAAAGCAAAAAAACACCCCCTTTAAACGAATAAAGGGGGTGATTTTGGAATAGGGAGCTGACGATGACCTACTCTCACATGGGCGAACCACACTACCATTGGCGCATTGGAGTTTCACTTCTGAGTTCGGGAAGGGATCAGGTGGTACCTCCAAGCTATTATCGTCAGCAAAGGGGGATAGAGGAATGAGTTGTTTTAGAAGTAAAGTATCAGCTATATCAAGCGAGGTGAACATCATACATTATCATACAAAGCCATTTAGGCGTTGTATAGTCAAGCCAAACGAGCAATTAGTATTGGTTAGCTACACATATCACTATGCTTCCACACCCAACCTATCAACGTCGTAGTCTACAACGGCTCTTTAGGGAAATCTAATCTTAAGGTGGGCTTCCCGCTTAGATGCTTTCAGCGGTTATCCCATCCGAACATAGCTACTCGGCAATGCGACTGGCGTCACAACCGAAACACCAGAGGTTCGTCCACTCTGGTCCTCTCGTACTAGGAGCAGATCCTCTCAAATTTCCAACGCCCACGGTAGATAGGGACCGAACTGTCTCACGACGTTCTAAACCCAGCTCGCGTACCTCTTTAAATGGCGAACAGCCATACCCTTGGGACCTGCTTCAGCCCCAGGATGAGATGAGCCGACATCGAGGTGCCAAACACCGCCGTCGATATGAACTCTTGGGCGGTATCAGCCTGTTATCCCCAGAGTACCTTTTATCCGTTGAGCGATGGCCCTTCCATACAGAACCACCGGATCACTAAGACCTACTTTCGTATCTGCTCGACTTGTGGGTCTCGCAGTTAAGCGCGCTTTTGCCTTTATACTCTTCGAACGATTTCCGACCGTTCTGAGCGCACCTTCGTACTCCTCCGTTACTCTTTAGGAGGAGACCGCCCCAGTCAAACTACCCACCATACATTGTCCTCAGCTCTGTTAAGCTTGAGTTAGAACCCCAACATTACCAGGGTGGTATTTCAAGGATGGCTCCACAGACACTGGCGTGCCTGCTTCAAAGCCTCCCACCTATCCTACACAGGTAAGGTCAAAGTTCAATGTAAAGCTGTAGTAAAGGTTCACGGGGTCTTTCCGTCTAGCCGCGGGTACACAGCATCTTCACTGCGATTTCGATTTCACTGAGTCTCTGCTGGAGACAGCGCCGCCATCATTATGCCATTCGTGCAGGTCGGAACTTACCCGACAAGGAATTTCGCTACCTTAGGACCGTTATAGTTACGGCCGCCGTTTACTGGGGCTTCGATCAAGAGCTTCGCCTTGCGGCTGACCCCATCAATTAACCTTCCAGCACCGGGCAGGCATCACACCCTATACGTCCACTTTCGTGTTTGCAGAGTGCTGTGTTTTTAATAAACAGTTGCAGCGGCCTGGTATCTGCGACTGCCAATAGCTTTGTAGTGCGTGACTACTCACCATCGGCAGCGTACCTTCTCCCGAAGTTACGGTACCATTTTGCCTAGTTCCTTCAGCAGAGTTCTCTCAAGCGCCTTGGTATTCTCTACCTGACCACCTGTGTCGGTTTCGGGTACGATTTGTTTATGACTATCGCTTAGAAGCTTTTCCTGGAAGCAGGGTATTTGCCACTTCGCTGTACAAGTACAGCTTGCTATCAGATCTCATTAATAGTCTAGCGGATTTGCCTACTAAACCTAACTACATCCTTCCACTTGGACAACCATCGCCAAGCTGGCATAACCTTCTCCGTCCCTCCATCGCATCATAAACAAGTATCGGAATATTAACCGATTTCCCATCGACTACGCCTTTCGGCCTCGCCTTAGGGGTCGACTCACCCAGCCCCGATTAACGTTGGACTGGAACCCTTGGTCTTCCGGCGTGCGAGCTTTTCACTCGCATTGTCGTTACTCACGTCAGCATTCGCTCTTGTGATACCTCCAGCATGCTTTACAACACACCTTCACAGGCTTACACAATGCTCCCCTACCACTTAATTGAAACAATTAAATCCGCAGCTTCGGCTCCTAGTTTGAGCCCCGTTACATCTTCCGCGCAGGCCGACTCGACTAGTGAGCTATTACGCTTTCTTTAAAGGATGGCTGCTTCTAAGCCAACCTCCTAGCTGTCTGTGCCTTCCCACATCGTTTCCCACTTAACTAGGAATTTGGGGCCTTAGCTGGCGGTCTGGGTTGTTTCCCTCTTGACGACGGACGTTAGCACCCGCCGTCTGTCTCCCGGATATCACTCATCGGTATTCGGAGTTTGCATCGGTTTGGTAAGTCGGGATGACCCCCTAGCCGAAACAGTGCTCTACCCCCAATGGTGTTCGTCCGAGGCGCTACCTAAATAGCTTTCGGGGAGAACCAGCTATCACCGAGTTTGATTAGCCTTTCACCCCTATCCACAAGTCATCCCCTGGCTTTTCAACGACAGTGGGTTCGGTCCTCCGGTAACTGTTACGTCACTTTCAACCTGCTCATGGATAGATCACTCGGTTTCGGGTCTATACCCTGCAACTAGACGCCCTATTAAGACTCGGTTTCCCTACGGCTCCCCTATTCGGTTAACCTTGCTACAGAATATAAGTCGCTGACCCATTATACAAAAGGTACGCCGTCACCCCGCTACTTAATTATTCTGCCAGTCGCTTGATTAAGGACTGGTAAACTTTGCCATGATGTTTGAGCGTTTGCTCTCTTCTCATTGCTAATTGTTTTGTTTGATATGCTTCATAGTATAGTAGTTGCCATTGCTGGTAACTGGTCGATTTGTTTCCACCACTGTTATGGGCGGCAAATCGTTGTCTTAGGTCTGATGTGTATCCACAATAATGCGAACCATCTTCACCTTTGAGTATATATACGTAGAACATTATCATTCCAAAATAATTAAGTAGCGGGGCTCCGACTGCTTGTATGCACACGGTTTCAGGTTCTATTTCACTCCCCTCACAGGGGTTCTTTTCGCCTTTCCCTCACGGTACTGGTTCACTATCGGTCAGTCAGGAGTATTTAGCCTTGGAGGATGGTCCCCCCATCTTCAGACAGAATTTCTCGTGTTCCGCCCTACTTAATATGCTTCTTATAACCTTTCGAGTACGGGATTATCACCCTCTACGATTGACCTTTCCAAGTCATTCCTCTAAATTATAATCAGTCGGCTCCTCCCCGTTCGCTCGCCGCTACTAGGGGAATCTCTATTGATGTCTTTTCCTCGGGTTACTGAGATGTTTCACTTCTCCCGGTTTGCCCCCCGCTATAAAATATAGCGGGGTACCTGTCTTATGACAAGTGGGTTTCCCCATTCAGATATCGCCGGATCACAGGATATTGCCGCCTCCCCGACGCTTTTCGCAGGCTGTCACGTCTTTCATCGCCTCTGACTGCCAAGGCATCCACCATGTGCACTTCATTACTTGACTATACAACCCTAAATAGCTTCATCTGTTGCCAAATGAGTGACAGCTATTACTTGCTTTGCATCTCGAAATAATTCGAGATTTCAAGCAAGTGCTTACTGCACTTTTCTATTTGAGTTATATTCGTAATGGTAACGATCTTCACCTATGTTTACGCTTGATTCAGTTCTCTTTACTTTTATACCGCACCTGTCTGCTAAAGGCAGCAAGGTGCGGTAAAGGTTAATTATCTTCGTTGGAACTTGATAATTAACCCAGACTCATTTCTCTATGTTGTTATTGAATTATCAGACCTTCGTCAGGTCGTGATTTCTGATAAAACAGATTGAAGTAATCTCTTAATACTTACTAAATTACTCTGTCTGCTTTATAACGTTAAGCTAATTATGGTGGAGCCAAGGAGAGTCGAACTCCTGACCTCCTGCGTGCAAGGCAGGCGCTCTACCAACTGAGCTATGGCCCCGCTACTTAATTACTGTAGCTGGTTAAAGTTTTATGTATCTTTACTCGATTAAGTAACGACTCAATTAAGTAGCGGTACATAGGTTTCGCTAAGTTCGCTTGCGCTTACTAAGCTCATCTAATGGTGGGTCTAATAAGACTTGAACTTATGACCCCTGCCTTATCAAGGCAGTGCTCTAACCAACTGAGCTATAGACCCTGAACGAGGATTAGCAAAGCATCGCTTTGCCCGAGTGCAAGAGAATTTACGAAGTAAATTCTAAAGCCGTAACCCTCGAATTAGCTTATTTATACACAAGAACAACTTGCTGTGAATTCTCACTTAGTGCTTTAGTTAAGGAGGTGATCCAGCCGCAGGTTCCCCTACGGCTACCTTGTTACGACTTCACCCCAGTCATCGACCACACCGTGGTAAGCGCCCTCTTTCGTTAGGCTACCTACTTCTGGTGCAATAGACTCCCATGGTGTGACGGGCGGTGTGTACAAGGCCCGGGAACGTATTCACCGCGGCATTCTGATCCGCGATTACTAGCGATTCCGACTTCATGGAGTCGAGTTGCAGACTCCAATCCGGACTACGATAGGCTTTTTGAGATTAGCATCACATCGCTGTGTAGCAACCCTCTGTACCTACCATTGTAGCACGTGTGTAGCCCTGGTCGTAAGGGCCATGATGACTTGACGTCGTCCCCGCCTTCCTCCAGTTTGTCACTGGCAGTATCCTTAAAGTTCCCGGCTTAACCCGCTGGCAAATAAGGAAAAGGGTTGCGCTCGTTGCGGGACTTAACCCAACATCTCACGACACGAGCTGACGACAGCCATGCAGCACCTGTATGTGAGTTCCCGAAGGCACTCTCTCATCTCTGAGAGATTCTCACTATGTCAAGACCAGGTAAGGTTCTTCGCGTTGCATCGAATTAAACCACATGCTCCACCGCTTGTGCGGGCCCCCGTCAATTCATTTGAGTTTTAACCTTGCGGCCGTACTCCCCAGGCGGTCTACTTATCGCGTTAACTGCGCCACTAAAGTCTCAAGGACCCCAACGGCTAGTAGACATCGTTTACGGCGTGGACTACCAGGGTATCTAATCCTGTTTGCTACCCACGCTTTCGAATCTCAGTGTCAATATTATGCCAGGAAGCTGCCTTCGCCATCGGTATTCCTCCAGATCTCTACGCATTTCACCGCTACACCTGGAATTCTACTTCCCTCTCACATATTCTAGCACCACCAGTATCACATGCAGTTCCCAGGTTAAGCCCGGGGATTTCACATGTGACTTAATGAGCCACCTACACTCGCTTTACGCCCAGTAATTCCGATTAACGCTCGCACCCTCTGTATTACCGCGGCTGCTGGCACAGAGTTAGCCGGTGCTTATTCTGCAGGTAACGTCTAATCTAATGGGTATTAACCATTAGCCTCTCCTCCCTGCTTAAAGTGCTTTACAACCAAAAGGCCTTCTTCACACACGCGGCATGGCTGGATCAGGGTTGCCCCCATTGTCCAATATTCCCCACTGCTGCCTCCCGTAGGAGTCCGGACCGTGTCTCAGTTCCGGTGTGACTGATCATCCTCTCAGACCAGTTACAGATCGTCGCCTTGGTGGGCCTTTACCCCACCAACTAGCTAATCTGATTTAGGCTCATCTAATAGCAAGAGCTTGCGCCCCCTTTCACCCGTAGGTCGTATGCGGTATTAATTCGAGTTTCCCCGAGCTATCCCCCACTACTAGGTAGATTCCTAAATGTTACTCACCCGTCCGCCACTAATCATCTCTAGCAAGCTAGAGAGTCATCGTTCGACTTGCATGTGTTAAGCCTGCCGCCAGCGTTCAATCTGAGCCATGATCAAACTCTTCAGTTTAATCTTTCTATCTATTGTCACCGCGTAGCGGTGTCAATAGATTTAATTTGTTGACTCAATTATTTATACTGTCTTTGCTCAAATAAACTTACGAGTATCTTCACTCTGACAATATAATTAATTAAAGTCTTAATTTTATCGCCCTAAGTGAAAATCCACACAAGTTGTTCTTGTGTTCGTTGTTATTTAGTGCCAACACCATCGTCTGGTTGTTGTTAAGAAGGTCGCTATTTTAACAGATTATTTTGTGTTGTCAATAACTTTTTTCTTTAATTTTTTATGACCGCTCAACTTATATCTGTATTAATTTAAGTTGTTGTTTTTACTACAGTTTACAGCTGTAGTCGCTGCCAGTGAGTGCGTATTATACGCTTTTCTTTTTGCCTGTCAATACCACTACGAAAATTTTTTTGATTTATTTTCAAATTAATTTTTATAGTTAAAGATAAGAATGCTTACACTCATCAATATACTGGTCGCTAGAGTGATTAAGACAATTTTGGCCAGCTCTGGCGCTAGTGCGTTTGAGGGGATATTTTCATCACTATAATGGCGAACCATTTTAAGATGCTTGGCAATCGGTGATACTAGAACAAGTAAGCTTAATAGATAAAAATTTTGTCGCAAGGTCACAAAGGTAATGAGTAAAAAGTAAGCACCCAACAACATAAACCGATATAGGTGGCTCATGCCTTCTTTGCCTAAGGTGGTGGCAAGGGTGTTTTTACCAGCGCCTGTATCTGTGTCAAAATCCCGCATATTGTTAATCATCAATACGCAAGTGCATAGCAGGCCGATCACCACGGCAGCAATAATATCCATCGCACGGATAAATTGTGTTTGTAGGTACACGCCCCCTAATACATTAACTAAGCCAAAGAATAAAAATACCGCTATTTCCCCTTTCGCATTGTACCCATAGGGGTTTTTACCCATAGTATAGGTCACTGCGGCGATAATCGCGATGATGCCCAATGCTAAAAAGGTGAAGAAATCGGTCAGACTGTTAAAGCTCAGCCAAAGTAAGCCAATACCGCAGCCAAAAATAAACAGCCCCCAACTTATGATTAATTTCTTGAGGGTCTTGGGGTTGATTGTCCCTTGGGCAGTCTGTCTGTCGAGTCGATGGGCATCCGTACCCCGTATGCCATCGCCATAGTCGTTGGCTAAATTGGATAAAATCTGTAGTCCTAAGGCAACCCATAGGCTTAGCAAAAAGATTTGCCAATTTTTGGTTTCAAAGCTACCAATCCGCGAGTATGCCAACGCATTGGCTACTATAATGCCAGCTACCGCTAGTGGATAAGTGCGTGGGCGAGTCGCTTGCCAAAATGCTTGTAAAAAATTGACCATCACTCACTCGAAACCTTGTATCACCAATCGCAACATCTAAATGAATTTATCCATTTAGATGCACGTTTACCAATGATGCGGGGTTTATGTTGATTTTTTTAGACCTGCTTGCGCCAACAATGCACCTAAGCTACCGATTTTTTGCGGTTTGTCGGCTGCTTGGTTTTGCGGTTTAGCGGCTTTATCACTACGTTGAGGTTTGCCCGAATGTTTGGCTGATTTACCGCCACGCTCGCTATGGTCTGCATGTTTTTTCGCTGTACCATCCACTGATTGGTTGGTATTTTTTGCTTTGCTGGCGGGTGCTTTTTCAGCAGGTTTGGCTACCATTGGGGTGTCTGACTTCATGCTAAAGCCCACGCGTTTACGCTCTGCATCCACTGAAATCACGCGAACGGTGACGATATCACCTGGTTTGACATGATTTAACGGATCGGCGATAAACTCGTTACCCATCTCTGAGATATGTACCAAGCCATCTTGATGTACGCCAACATCAACAAAACAACCAAAACTTGTCACATTGGTGACCACGCCTTCAAGCGTCATGCCTTCGGTTAAATCGTTGAGGCTATTGACATCATCACGAAACTTTGCTGTTTTAAAGCTCGGTCTTGGATCGTGTGCAGGTTTGGCTAATTCTTGTTTGATGGCAGCGGCTTTCAGCGTTGCTTGCTCGGCATCGTTAACCTCATCGTTTGCGGCAGCGATAAGTGAAGCGGTCAGATTGTTAAGCGCTGACTCGTCGCCTAGCACATCGTTGAGAGTGTTGTCAGTTGAAGC is a window encoding:
- a CDS encoding bifunctional 2',3'-cyclic-nucleotide 2'-phosphodiesterase/3'-nucleotidase; this translates as MNYKTHHYKNHHYKNIQIKRICLTTSMIVASMSLVACNNNDNDSNDPKPQQIATNTNLNFTILETSDLHNNVMSYDYYKLTEDKSLGLERTATLINNARSESTNNILLDNGDTIQGSALGDYQATVNPVKCDETLGIYKVMNDLKYDAGTIGNHEFNYGLNYLNQITGSQFNVDGITASASACKGPDFPLVLSNVISARNNQPLFKPYKIITKTFTATTPDGKTVTVPLKIGIIGFTTPGIMQWDKKWLDGKVTTAGAKEMAEKYVPQMKNEGADVIVALSHGGIDTSPYSPTMENASWHLSQVAGIDAILMGHTHQVFPDANSKDTRLDQAGIDKVNGLLNNVPAVMPSFWGKGLGVIKLNLTFDGKKWVVNKNNTKVEVRTIQNADKTFVAANPRVAQLIQAEHNATINYVKTPIGTSDFSMTSYFADVGDVSAIQVVNQAQANYISDYINANLPQYKNIPVLSVSAPFKSGFAGGSDYTDVAQGNIAINNAADLYLYPNTVFAVKIQGSDIKKWLENSAKRFNQINPSLTTPQALISTFPGYNFDMFTSPDVQYEIDVTKPIGSRIQNLTYKGKPIEDNAPFIIATNNYRASGLKEYYNINSTNVVESPDANRDVLINYIKVAKNLSLTSNGSSRSWRFVKVKTAGPVTFKSSANKIDFAQKAGLTNISVVNNDDGSNKGLADYAIDLSK
- the menA gene encoding 1,4-dihydroxy-2-naphthoate octaprenyltransferase, whose protein sequence is MVNFLQAFWQATRPRTYPLAVAGIIVANALAYSRIGSFETKNWQIFLLSLWVALGLQILSNLANDYGDGIRGTDAHRLDRQTAQGTINPKTLKKLIISWGLFIFGCGIGLLWLSFNSLTDFFTFLALGIIAIIAAVTYTMGKNPYGYNAKGEIAVFLFFGLVNVLGGVYLQTQFIRAMDIIAAVVIGLLCTCVLMINNMRDFDTDTGAGKNTLATTLGKEGMSHLYRFMLLGAYFLLITFVTLRQNFYLLSLLVLVSPIAKHLKMVRHYSDENIPSNALAPELAKIVLITLATSILMSVSILIFNYKN